The proteins below come from a single Leptospira ellinghausenii genomic window:
- a CDS encoding flavin-containing monooxygenase, giving the protein MEPKTKQEDGSKGIIDKSDTICIIGAGPAGLTMARSLCAKGIPFVVFEKHKDVGGIWDIQNPGSPMYESAHFISSKYLSNYFDYPMPSDYPDYPSNRQILMYHRKFAKDFNLYPYIHFETTIKEVTQSGEKWIVKTTTNESYLFQGIVCATGITWSPNQPKLKGEESFSGQILHSLHYKSPNLFKGKRVLIVGAGNSGCDIACDAGANAEQAYISVRRGYHFIPKHILGKPADVFGDGAHFIPNWISQLVFGKLLKFLVGDLTKLGLPAPDHKIFETHPIINDQLIHNLRHGDVIAKPDIEFLEGDSVVFKDGTKEKIDLIILATGYNWSIPYMEKKYFEWKNGRPDLYLTLFNRNFENLYALGYMETDGGAYKMFDEMANLIASYIEAKNNHHPSALQFAKLIQNDRPLLNGNIHYLNSGRHSVYVNQVAYKQYRSKIQKKMGWPELKVGQFKRLETSDSSSSFQTLVSGGSK; this is encoded by the coding sequence ATGGAACCAAAAACAAAACAGGAAGATGGATCAAAAGGGATCATCGATAAATCTGATACAATTTGTATCATTGGTGCAGGGCCTGCGGGATTAACGATGGCGAGGTCTTTATGTGCAAAAGGCATTCCATTTGTTGTATTTGAGAAACACAAAGATGTTGGAGGGATTTGGGACATCCAAAATCCAGGCTCTCCGATGTATGAAAGTGCTCACTTTATTTCCTCAAAGTATCTTTCGAATTATTTTGACTACCCAATGCCAAGTGATTACCCTGACTATCCATCTAACCGCCAAATTTTGATGTATCATCGTAAGTTTGCAAAAGATTTTAATTTATACCCATACATTCATTTTGAAACAACTATCAAAGAAGTTACACAATCAGGTGAAAAATGGATCGTGAAGACCACTACAAACGAAAGTTATCTTTTTCAAGGGATAGTTTGTGCGACTGGTATCACTTGGTCACCCAACCAACCAAAACTCAAAGGAGAAGAATCATTTTCGGGTCAAATTTTACACAGCTTACATTATAAGTCACCAAACCTCTTTAAAGGGAAACGAGTCTTAATTGTTGGGGCTGGTAATTCTGGATGTGATATTGCTTGCGATGCTGGTGCAAATGCGGAACAAGCTTACATCAGTGTAAGACGAGGGTATCATTTTATTCCAAAACATATCCTTGGAAAACCAGCTGATGTATTTGGTGATGGTGCGCATTTTATACCCAATTGGATTTCTCAATTGGTATTTGGGAAGTTATTAAAATTCCTTGTGGGTGACCTTACAAAACTTGGGTTGCCAGCACCTGATCATAAAATATTCGAAACTCATCCCATCATCAATGACCAATTAATCCATAACTTAAGGCATGGTGATGTCATTGCAAAACCAGATATCGAATTTTTGGAAGGAGATTCAGTTGTCTTTAAAGATGGTACAAAAGAGAAAATTGACCTTATCATCTTAGCTACAGGTTATAACTGGTCCATCCCTTATATGGAAAAAAAATACTTTGAATGGAAAAATGGAAGGCCAGACCTTTACCTCACCTTATTCAATCGGAACTTTGAAAATTTATATGCCTTAGGTTATATGGAAACCGATGGAGGTGCTTACAAGATGTTTGATGAAATGGCAAACCTCATTGCTTCCTATATCGAAGCCAAAAATAATCACCATCCATCTGCCTTACAATTTGCCAAATTGATCCAAAATGATCGTCCTTTGTTAAATGGTAATATCCATTACCTAAATTCAGGAAGGCACTCGGTATATGTCAATCAAGTCGCCTACAAACAATACCGATCAAAAATTCAAAAAAAGATGGGATGGCCAGAACTAAAAGTCGGACAATTCAAACGACTTGAGACTTCTGATTCCTCCTCTTCCTTTCAAACCCTGGTTTCTGGTGGGTCCAAATGA
- a CDS encoding pyruvate dehydrogenase complex dihydrolipoamide acetyltransferase, whose product MAKIQEMTQLSPTMEEGTIVKWLKKEGDSVSPGDILAEVETDKAVMEMEAYDSGVILKIIQGEGTKLKVGEALAVIGKPGEDITSLLTNLPKKQNSAGSSESTTSETPKEVVSSTQSVGTKESVPKEIPNVQTQPVSQNQSTAQSPATTLPRETTNGTPSVPRGTLRVLASPLAKSIAIEHGIDLHKVIGTGPEGRITKKDVLDTLTKGMGTTIGGYETQVSDEVISLNGMRKTIAKRLTESKQNLPHFYLNVDVNAKALETLRKEINDFQSAQNPETPTKVSLNDIIVKATALALKLHPKVNASFQGDSILQFGRIDVGIAVSIDGGLLTPVIRDANRKSIQQISHEVKELAKKARERKLKPEEFTNGTFTISNLGMFGISRFTAIINEPESAILAVGSVEDKPVVENGNVVAGRILSLTLSCDHRVIDGAVGAEFLKTLRSLLEKPNLLLAVG is encoded by the coding sequence GTGGCAAAAATACAAGAAATGACCCAATTATCCCCTACGATGGAAGAGGGAACCATTGTGAAATGGTTAAAAAAAGAAGGTGATTCCGTAAGTCCAGGGGACATCCTCGCGGAAGTCGAAACCGACAAAGCAGTTATGGAGATGGAAGCTTATGATTCTGGTGTGATTTTAAAAATCATCCAAGGTGAAGGCACCAAACTAAAAGTAGGTGAAGCTCTCGCAGTCATCGGAAAACCAGGAGAAGACATTACATCCTTACTCACGAACCTTCCGAAAAAACAAAACTCTGCTGGTTCCTCCGAGTCCACAACGAGTGAAACTCCGAAAGAAGTGGTCTCCTCCACACAAAGTGTTGGAACAAAAGAATCTGTACCCAAGGAAATTCCAAACGTTCAAACTCAACCGGTTTCCCAAAACCAATCGACTGCCCAATCTCCCGCAACAACTCTTCCAAGAGAAACAACAAATGGAACACCTTCTGTACCACGTGGAACTCTTCGTGTCCTTGCATCTCCCCTAGCCAAATCCATTGCCATCGAACATGGAATTGATTTACACAAAGTCATAGGAACCGGACCCGAAGGAAGGATCACCAAAAAAGATGTCCTGGATACCTTAACAAAAGGAATGGGAACCACAATTGGAGGGTATGAAACACAAGTGAGTGATGAAGTGATCAGTTTGAATGGGATGCGTAAAACCATTGCCAAACGACTCACCGAATCCAAACAAAACCTACCCCATTTTTATTTGAATGTGGATGTCAATGCCAAAGCCCTTGAGACCTTACGCAAGGAAATCAATGATTTCCAATCCGCACAAAACCCAGAAACACCTACTAAGGTGAGTTTGAATGACATCATTGTCAAAGCAACAGCTTTAGCCCTTAAACTCCATCCGAAGGTGAATGCAAGTTTCCAAGGTGATTCCATTCTACAATTTGGTCGCATCGATGTTGGAATCGCTGTTTCCATAGACGGAGGCCTACTAACACCCGTCATCCGTGATGCAAACAGAAAGTCCATCCAACAAATCTCACACGAGGTGAAAGAACTCGCAAAAAAAGCCAGAGAAAGGAAATTAAAACCAGAAGAGTTTACGAATGGTACTTTTACCATTTCCAATTTGGGAATGTTTGGAATCAGTCGGTTTACGGCCATTATCAATGAACCTGAAAGTGCAATTCTTGCCGTTGGTTCTGTAGAGGATAAACCCGTTGTGGAAAATGGAAACGTTGTGGCAGGAAGGATTCTTTCTCTCACACTCTCCTGCGATCACCGGGTGATCGATGGAGCTGTGGGAGCAGAGTTCTTAAAGACCTTAAGGAGTTTATTGGAAAAACCAAACCTTCTCCTTGCAGTCGGTTAA
- a CDS encoding TetR/AcrR family transcriptional regulator yields the protein MSSSMKVPVQNRSRERVEQILKTAKELIGEKGIDAVSMREIAQTAGIQIGSLYQYFPGKSTLLLSIMTEYYDFMFEETKRILDPVRTIEELEIASEKAFKQFVSVFQKDPALANLWAGARAIPELVIEDNRDTYRNADLMVRTMIRCLPNLKESELRPFALYFSHTLGMIVRFVREIDNEHGKAVLKETLDILKLKLREFDSLAKKKAKVKKRI from the coding sequence ATGAGCTCTTCTATGAAAGTCCCTGTTCAAAACAGAAGTCGCGAAAGGGTAGAACAAATCCTTAAGACGGCAAAGGAACTCATTGGAGAAAAGGGAATTGATGCTGTGAGTATGAGGGAGATTGCACAAACTGCGGGAATTCAAATTGGTTCCTTGTACCAATACTTTCCGGGAAAAAGTACCTTATTACTTTCAATTATGACGGAGTATTACGATTTCATGTTTGAGGAAACCAAACGGATATTGGATCCTGTTCGAACCATTGAAGAGTTGGAAATTGCCTCAGAGAAAGCCTTCAAACAGTTTGTTTCTGTTTTCCAGAAAGACCCAGCCCTTGCCAATCTATGGGCTGGAGCAAGGGCAATTCCTGAATTGGTAATAGAAGACAATCGAGACACATACCGAAACGCAGACCTGATGGTAAGGACCATGATCCGATGCCTTCCTAATCTTAAAGAATCAGAACTTCGTCCTTTTGCTTTGTACTTCAGTCATACTTTGGGTATGATTGTGCGTTTTGTCCGTGAAATTGATAACGAACATGGAAAAGCAGTTTTAAAAGAAACTCTTGATATTTTAAAATTAAAACTACGGGAATTTGATTCCTTAGCAAAGAAAAAAGCAAAGGTAAAAAAACGTATCTAA
- the dnaG gene encoding DNA primase: MNPYQSFKERVRREVSIDSYINRFVPLRRMGRNLVGICPFHNEKTPSFNVNPEGGFYHCFGCKASGDLFRFVMDYQKVDFLKSLEILSEYSGIPLVERTKEEEESERKKEALYQISQKALEYFQKNLNTAAGELALKYLESRGLYSEDIKVFQIGFGLPGFGNLRGELLKTEAEVKLGEQLGLLKRQDQNKDPYDFFRNRIMFPVIDTRGRVVAFSGRILGESEEAKYINSPNSLIYDKSRTFYNLNLSQDSIRKTREAVIVEGVFDAIGLFRRGIEFVVAPLGTGFTEGHVRILKNMADKVYLMMDSDKAGTKGAFRAVNLLSKEGVVVKVCHIPEGKDPFDYSIHHNKQEIRDLLEEAAPASQFMIREILGGAGPTSLAEEKQAGVKKLFEFLKPMEKETDKQVYLEEGARQLGLSFSSLFQDFRGKPGVTSTPAVVDTKKDRSIQKPGKPSPVLVCERKMIAMLIQNLELFSFADDLLSLEFRDEVSAFFWDYLYTKYLQNENLTAAEILSREEIPSEYLGLIAEHFSADVTVTPATFKAMFFYHADLLDDARMEELVKEMAKPDLTIEEKNNLLSELSLLKSEKNKRSVYLRTIQTLEV; this comes from the coding sequence GTGAATCCTTACCAAAGTTTTAAAGAAAGAGTTCGCAGAGAAGTCTCCATTGACTCCTACATCAATAGATTTGTTCCCTTACGCCGGATGGGTAGAAACCTTGTTGGCATTTGTCCTTTCCATAATGAAAAAACTCCCTCATTCAATGTAAACCCTGAAGGTGGATTTTACCACTGTTTTGGGTGTAAGGCATCTGGTGATTTATTCCGTTTTGTGATGGATTACCAAAAGGTTGATTTTTTAAAATCCCTCGAAATCCTTTCGGAATACTCTGGCATTCCCCTTGTGGAACGCACTAAGGAAGAAGAAGAGTCTGAACGAAAAAAAGAAGCACTCTACCAAATTTCCCAAAAAGCTCTCGAATATTTCCAAAAAAATCTAAACACTGCTGCCGGTGAACTGGCGTTAAAGTATTTAGAGTCACGTGGATTGTATAGCGAAGACATAAAAGTGTTTCAAATTGGATTTGGACTTCCTGGATTTGGGAATTTACGCGGCGAATTATTAAAAACAGAAGCCGAAGTAAAATTGGGGGAACAGTTGGGTCTACTCAAACGCCAAGACCAAAACAAAGACCCGTATGATTTTTTCCGCAATCGGATCATGTTCCCTGTGATTGATACAAGAGGGCGAGTGGTTGCTTTTTCGGGTAGGATCCTTGGGGAATCCGAAGAAGCCAAATACATCAATAGTCCAAACTCTTTGATCTATGATAAAAGTCGTACATTTTACAATTTAAATTTATCCCAAGATAGCATCCGCAAAACAAGAGAAGCAGTGATCGTAGAAGGGGTGTTTGACGCCATTGGACTCTTTCGGAGAGGGATTGAATTTGTTGTAGCCCCTCTCGGAACTGGATTTACGGAAGGGCATGTTCGCATCTTAAAAAACATGGCAGACAAAGTGTATTTAATGATGGATTCTGATAAAGCAGGAACCAAAGGTGCTTTCCGAGCTGTGAACCTTCTCTCCAAAGAGGGAGTGGTTGTCAAAGTGTGCCATATCCCAGAAGGAAAAGATCCTTTTGATTATTCAATCCATCATAACAAACAAGAAATCCGGGATTTATTGGAAGAGGCTGCACCAGCTTCCCAATTTATGATCCGAGAAATCCTCGGTGGTGCGGGACCCACATCCCTTGCGGAAGAAAAACAAGCGGGAGTCAAAAAACTTTTCGAATTCTTAAAACCCATGGAGAAGGAAACTGACAAACAGGTCTATTTAGAAGAGGGTGCACGCCAACTTGGGCTATCGTTTTCTTCTCTTTTTCAGGACTTTCGTGGGAAACCAGGTGTAACTTCGACCCCTGCTGTTGTCGATACTAAGAAAGACCGTTCCATTCAAAAACCGGGGAAACCTTCTCCTGTTCTTGTTTGTGAACGGAAAATGATCGCCATGCTCATCCAAAACTTGGAGTTATTCAGTTTTGCTGATGATTTGTTGTCGCTCGAGTTTCGTGATGAGGTTTCTGCCTTTTTTTGGGACTATCTATATACAAAGTATTTGCAGAATGAGAACCTAACGGCTGCAGAAATTCTTTCGAGGGAAGAAATTCCATCGGAATACCTGGGACTAATTGCTGAACATTTTTCGGCCGATGTGACAGTAACCCCAGCGACATTTAAAGCGATGTTTTTTTACCATGCGGATTTGTTGGATGACGCAAGGATGGAAGAACTTGTGAAAGAAATGGCCAAACCTGACTTAACGATTGAAGAAAAGAACAATCTATTGTCAGAACTTTCACTTTTGAAGAGTGAAAAAAATAAGAGATCTGTGTATCTCAGAACGATCCAAACGTTAGAAGTCTAA
- the fbp gene encoding class 1 fructose-bisphosphatase — translation MNATPKQKKLISLSQFILEEQLKIPHASGEFTALLSHLVYAAKIVGREVRKAGLLDDILGATEDTNVQGETQMKLDQYADNAFNQSLKICGHLCVLASEEHEAIIPIPGGYNIGKYTMAIDPLDGSSNIDTNVSIGTIFSIHQRLEPNSKEPGTEKDLLQKGHLQRCAGYIIYGSSTMLVLSTGKGVSGFTLDPSVGEFLLSHPNMQMPEAGDIYSANEGNASYWSPEVQAYLQKIKSIEGGKKPKTARYIGSLVADFHRNLLKGGIFLYPNDTKSSKYPNGKLRLLYEAAPMAFIAEQAGGMAVTVKGERILDLTPKELHERTTLIIGSKREVEEFLTFVPK, via the coding sequence GTGAACGCAACACCGAAACAAAAAAAACTCATTTCTCTCTCACAATTCATCTTAGAAGAGCAACTCAAAATCCCACATGCATCGGGAGAATTCACTGCCCTTCTTAGCCATTTGGTTTATGCCGCCAAAATTGTAGGCCGTGAAGTGAGAAAAGCGGGACTCCTCGACGACATTTTGGGTGCTACAGAAGACACAAATGTCCAAGGCGAAACCCAGATGAAACTGGACCAATACGCAGACAATGCCTTCAACCAATCCTTAAAAATCTGTGGTCACCTTTGTGTGCTTGCCAGTGAAGAACATGAAGCCATCATCCCAATCCCTGGTGGGTATAATATTGGAAAGTACACAATGGCGATCGATCCTTTGGATGGTTCATCGAATATCGATACCAACGTATCCATAGGGACTATATTTTCCATCCACCAAAGACTAGAACCCAATTCCAAAGAACCTGGGACAGAGAAAGACCTACTCCAAAAAGGACATTTGCAACGTTGTGCGGGTTACATCATCTACGGATCCTCTACCATGCTTGTTTTATCCACTGGAAAAGGAGTTTCTGGATTCACACTCGATCCTAGTGTTGGTGAATTTTTACTTTCTCACCCGAACATGCAAATGCCAGAAGCGGGAGATATTTATTCTGCTAATGAAGGGAATGCATCTTACTGGTCGCCAGAAGTACAAGCCTACTTACAAAAAATCAAATCCATCGAAGGTGGTAAAAAGCCAAAAACAGCGCGTTACATAGGTTCCCTTGTGGCAGACTTCCACAGAAACCTTCTAAAAGGTGGGATTTTTCTCTATCCAAACGATACAAAATCTAGCAAATACCCAAATGGAAAACTCCGTTTGTTATATGAAGCAGCTCCCATGGCCTTTATTGCAGAACAAGCAGGTGGTATGGCAGTGACCGTGAAAGGAGAACGAATTTTGGACCTAACTCCAAAGGAACTCCATGAACGAACAACGCTCATCATTGGAAGCAAAAGAGAAGTAGAAGAATTCCTTACATTTGTTCCGAAATAA
- a CDS encoding CDP-alcohol phosphatidyltransferase family protein: MQIEEKKAKDLFQDRIFTLSNFLSIFRVLLLPFFFYSTYDYAKDPSNLKAFFASIGYALVAVFTDYLDGLFARLLHQETTLGRYLDPVCDKLVTLGGLSVVTLHFAFPIWILIVYFIREVLGVWLGGFLYLKRGLQGRPNWWGKFGVGIVAVSVIWYMSLPYFHQFGAPYAFLMHPVISAYVLLFVLTAGVIAYVVRYWNIVLHPEAIELDPENKKQAKKYQKI; encoded by the coding sequence ATGCAAATCGAAGAAAAAAAAGCCAAAGACCTTTTCCAGGATCGTATCTTCACACTTTCCAATTTTTTATCCATATTCCGTGTATTGTTATTACCATTTTTTTTCTATAGCACATATGATTATGCCAAAGATCCATCTAACCTGAAAGCTTTCTTTGCATCCATTGGTTATGCATTGGTCGCCGTTTTTACTGATTATTTAGATGGTCTCTTTGCAAGGCTCTTACACCAGGAAACCACACTCGGTAGGTACTTAGATCCTGTCTGTGATAAACTCGTAACTTTAGGTGGACTCTCCGTTGTGACACTTCATTTTGCATTTCCCATTTGGATCCTCATTGTGTATTTTATCCGTGAGGTTTTAGGTGTTTGGCTTGGTGGATTTTTGTATTTAAAACGTGGACTCCAAGGAAGGCCAAATTGGTGGGGAAAATTTGGTGTGGGGATCGTTGCTGTTTCTGTGATTTGGTACATGTCACTTCCCTACTTCCACCAATTCGGTGCTCCTTATGCGTTTCTCATGCACCCAGTGATTTCGGCTTATGTTTTACTATTTGTACTCACTGCCGGTGTTATCGCTTATGTGGTTCGGTATTGGAATATTGTCCTACATCCAGAAGCAATCGAACTAGACCCAGAAAACAAAAAACAAGCGAAGAAATACCAAAAGATCTAA
- a CDS encoding pyruvate dehydrogenase complex E1 component subunit beta codes for MAVLTYREALNRAMVEEMEKDPMIYLMGEEVGHYQGAYKVSQGMLDKFGEARVIDTPISENGFAGIGVGSAMVGLRPIIEFMTWNFSLVAIDQIINSAAKMNYMSGGQFPMPIVFRGAGGAGGRLGAQHSQAFESWYAHCPGLKVVCPATPKDAYGLLKSSIRDNNPTIFIESEVLYGSKGEVPEQEYTIPLGLGEIKRKGTDITIVTWSRALSFAEEAAIILEKEGISVEIVDLRSLRPLDENLIYESVKKTNRAIVVEEGWPVAGFGAQISHLIQKNVFSYLDHPVERVTQMDVPMSYAANLERMSLPNANRVADTIREMLR; via the coding sequence ATGGCAGTGTTAACCTATAGGGAAGCGTTAAATCGTGCCATGGTAGAAGAAATGGAAAAAGATCCCATGATTTATTTAATGGGAGAAGAAGTGGGACATTACCAAGGTGCCTATAAAGTTTCCCAAGGTATGCTCGATAAGTTTGGAGAGGCCAGAGTGATTGACACTCCCATTTCGGAAAATGGATTTGCAGGGATTGGTGTAGGATCGGCAATGGTGGGACTTAGACCAATCATTGAATTTATGACTTGGAATTTTTCACTGGTGGCGATCGACCAAATCATCAACTCAGCAGCAAAGATGAATTATATGAGTGGTGGCCAATTTCCGATGCCAATTGTATTTCGCGGAGCTGGTGGTGCAGGAGGAAGGCTTGGAGCCCAACACTCACAAGCCTTTGAATCTTGGTATGCCCACTGCCCTGGTCTCAAAGTAGTATGCCCTGCCACACCAAAAGATGCCTATGGCCTTCTCAAATCTTCGATCCGGGATAACAATCCAACGATCTTCATTGAATCAGAAGTTTTGTATGGTTCCAAAGGAGAAGTCCCTGAACAGGAATATACCATTCCATTGGGTCTTGGAGAAATCAAACGGAAAGGGACAGACATAACTATCGTTACATGGTCAAGAGCTCTGAGTTTCGCTGAAGAAGCAGCAATCATTCTAGAAAAAGAAGGAATCTCTGTCGAAATTGTGGATTTACGCAGTTTACGACCGTTAGATGAAAATCTCATCTATGAATCGGTCAAAAAAACAAACAGAGCCATTGTTGTTGAAGAAGGATGGCCTGTTGCAGGTTTTGGAGCACAAATCTCTCACCTCATCCAAAAAAATGTTTTTTCCTATCTAGACCACCCTGTAGAACGAGTCACACAAATGGATGTTCCAATGTCCTATGCTGCAAACCTAGAACGAATGAGTTTGCCGAATGCCAACCGAGTGGCAGATACCATCCGAGAGATGTTACGTTAA
- a CDS encoding GatB/YqeY domain-containing protein: MTLQETINSDLKTALKAKDEKVLGTLRLMKAEIQYELTKTGASELSDTAVMQILKSNYKRRKDTALEYDKAKRPDLSSKEIEEAEIISRYIPKEVSEEEINIAVKEAVTQLGASGPQDMGKVMGNVMAKFKGQNIDGSKVSSLVKQALSAS, translated from the coding sequence ATGACCCTGCAAGAGACGATCAATTCCGATCTAAAAACGGCGTTAAAAGCCAAGGATGAAAAAGTCCTCGGCACCTTACGTCTAATGAAAGCAGAAATTCAATATGAATTAACGAAAACTGGCGCTTCTGAACTTTCGGATACTGCAGTCATGCAGATCCTCAAATCCAATTACAAACGCCGTAAGGATACCGCTTTGGAATACGACAAAGCGAAACGTCCTGATCTGTCGAGTAAAGAAATTGAAGAAGCAGAAATCATCTCACGTTATATTCCTAAAGAAGTCTCCGAAGAAGAAATTAACATAGCAGTGAAAGAAGCTGTAACCCAGTTAGGTGCAAGTGGACCTCAGGATATGGGAAAGGTGATGGGGAATGTAATGGCAAAATTTAAAGGACAAAATATAGACGGCTCCAAGGTATCCTCCCTCGTTAAACAAGCACTTAGCGCCAGTTAA
- the fliG gene encoding flagellar motor switch protein FliG — MKSENPTSATPGVRKAALLLLSLGKERAADVLRHLDDSMLEAVILEMSKIRSVSKEERETILKEFHHTIEDISESTSGGLSTAKSLLEHTVGSEKANVILKKIHKEETKNDFEFLNLVEPTVLQTMLATESPQIIAVTLSHLDPKKAADVLKLFPKPEQAKIAVRLATTSKTHPDVIQNIARILKKRYEERDKQEYSEAGGAHVLANILNFMEKGAEETILSELEETSPDVADQVREKLYTFEDILSLDNKEMRILINRLADDTSISLAIRGAGDEIRKKFLNNMSQNRAEDILDILDMKPRVTLREINEARSKIVQVARVLEEENQILFKKDKEEYIE, encoded by the coding sequence ATGAAGTCTGAGAACCCAACCTCCGCCACTCCTGGCGTACGAAAAGCTGCCCTCCTCCTCCTATCCCTTGGCAAAGAAAGAGCCGCCGATGTTCTAAGACACCTAGACGATTCTATGTTAGAAGCAGTGATTTTGGAAATGTCCAAAATTAGGTCCGTTTCCAAGGAAGAAAGAGAAACCATATTAAAAGAATTCCATCATACCATCGAAGACATTTCCGAATCCACTTCCGGTGGATTGTCAACTGCCAAATCCCTTCTAGAACACACGGTGGGATCAGAAAAAGCCAATGTGATCTTAAAAAAGATCCATAAAGAAGAAACAAAGAATGATTTTGAATTTTTGAACTTAGTAGAACCTACTGTTTTACAAACCATGCTCGCCACAGAATCACCACAAATCATTGCGGTTACCCTTTCTCATCTGGATCCTAAAAAAGCAGCTGATGTTTTAAAACTATTCCCGAAACCAGAACAGGCAAAAATCGCAGTTCGTCTCGCTACCACTTCCAAAACCCACCCAGATGTGATCCAAAACATCGCAAGGATTCTAAAAAAACGTTACGAGGAAAGAGACAAACAAGAATATTCCGAAGCGGGTGGTGCTCACGTGCTTGCGAACATCCTTAACTTTATGGAAAAGGGAGCAGAAGAAACCATCCTTTCTGAATTAGAAGAAACGTCTCCTGATGTTGCAGACCAAGTCAGGGAAAAATTATACACGTTTGAAGACATTTTATCTCTCGATAACAAAGAGATGAGGATTCTCATCAATCGATTGGCGGATGATACGTCAATCTCTCTTGCCATTCGTGGTGCTGGTGACGAAATCCGAAAAAAATTCTTAAATAATATGAGCCAAAACCGTGCAGAAGATATATTAGATATTTTAGATATGAAACCAAGGGTCACCTTACGAGAGATAAACGAAGCAAGAAGTAAAATTGTCCAGGTTGCAAGGGTGTTAGAAGAGGAAAATCAAATCCTATTCAAAAAAGACAAAGAAGAATATATTGAATGA
- the pdhA gene encoding pyruvate dehydrogenase (acetyl-transferring) E1 component subunit alpha translates to MVSSIPKDSQSVSELQEFYRQMVLIRKFEEAAAKAYSVGKIGGFLHLYIGQEAVGVGSIAALTPHDYIVSTYRDHGHALARGLHPNPLMAELFGKATGISKGNGGSMHFFDKNAHFMGGHGIVGGHISLAAGIAFASKYKKEDSVTICFFGEGAANIGSFHEGLNLAAIWKLPVVFICENNHYAMGTPEYRALAVKDVSVRAYAYDMARDHIEGDEVRKVRDHVKVAVDRARRGEGPTLIEVSTYRFRGHSMSDPAKYRTKEELDAYKKKDPLMRARHELELGGIKPEILDKLEIEIQTQIDEAYAFAESSPEPPLSQLHKYVYAEDK, encoded by the coding sequence TTGGTTTCTTCTATCCCCAAAGACTCACAATCGGTGAGCGAATTACAAGAGTTCTACAGACAAATGGTACTTATACGAAAGTTTGAAGAGGCTGCCGCAAAAGCATACAGTGTTGGAAAAATTGGTGGGTTTCTGCATTTGTACATTGGGCAAGAAGCAGTTGGTGTTGGATCCATTGCGGCACTCACTCCCCATGACTATATTGTTTCCACTTACCGCGACCATGGTCATGCTCTCGCTCGTGGTTTGCATCCAAACCCTCTGATGGCCGAACTTTTTGGAAAAGCAACTGGTATCTCCAAAGGGAATGGAGGCTCAATGCATTTTTTTGATAAAAATGCACACTTTATGGGAGGGCATGGAATTGTAGGTGGTCATATCTCACTCGCAGCTGGGATTGCTTTTGCTTCCAAATACAAAAAAGAAGATTCCGTCACCATTTGTTTTTTTGGCGAAGGTGCCGCCAATATTGGTTCTTTTCATGAAGGACTCAACCTTGCTGCTATCTGGAAACTACCTGTTGTTTTCATTTGTGAGAACAATCATTATGCGATGGGAACACCCGAGTACAGAGCCCTTGCTGTCAAAGATGTGTCCGTGAGAGCGTATGCATATGATATGGCGAGGGACCATATCGAAGGGGATGAGGTTAGAAAGGTTCGAGACCATGTAAAAGTTGCGGTCGACAGGGCACGCCGAGGGGAAGGTCCAACACTCATCGAAGTATCCACCTACCGGTTTCGTGGTCACTCTATGTCAGACCCAGCCAAATACAGAACCAAAGAAGAATTAGATGCCTATAAAAAGAAGGATCCACTGATGCGTGCAAGGCATGAACTTGAATTAGGTGGGATTAAACCTGAAATTTTGGACAAATTAGAAATCGAAATCCAAACCCAAATTGATGAAGCTTATGCCTTTGCAGAATCCTCTCCCGAACCACCTCTTTCCCAACTCCACAAGTATGTGTATGCGGAGGATAAATAG
- the rpsU gene encoding 30S ribosomal protein S21, producing MTPQVGIYLKEGESIEAALRRFKRDCANAGIMSEIKRREYFEKPSVIKKKAVEAAKRKRDKKKRLFAKKDKL from the coding sequence ATGACCCCACAAGTAGGGATTTATTTAAAAGAAGGGGAATCTATTGAGGCAGCGCTTCGTAGATTCAAAAGAGATTGTGCAAATGCTGGTATCATGAGCGAAATCAAACGCCGTGAATACTTTGAGAAGCCAAGTGTCATTAAGAAAAAAGCAGTGGAAGCTGCCAAACGCAAACGAGACAAAAAGAAAAGATTATTTGCTAAAAAAGATAAACTTTAA